The Neovison vison isolate M4711 chromosome 5, ASM_NN_V1, whole genome shotgun sequence genome includes a region encoding these proteins:
- the ICAM2 gene encoding intercellular adhesion molecule 2, translating to MPLEMSPFGCWGLPTALLALFCCPGSGEEFEVHMYPEQLVVEPGGSQVVNCSTSCANPNTGGLETTLSKTLIQSKPQWKQFLVSNISQDTVVHCYFSCFGSQKLKSLNVSVFYPPKQMLLKIQPTWVAVGKSFTVECHVPDVKPLESLTLTLLRGKETLCNKTFMGEKNDTQGATATHKGMAHREDGRHNFSCHARLDLRSRGGAIIHRVSEPQMLKVYEPTPDNQMVVIISVASVLLFLFVTSILLCFILGQHWRQRRMGAYGVQDA from the exons ATGCCACTCGAGATGTCCCCTTTTGGATGCTGGGGTCTGCCCACCGCCCTTCTTGCCCTGTTCTGCTGCCCAG GGTCTGGGGAGGAGTTCGAGGTCCACATGTATCCGGAGCAGCTGGTGGTGGAGCCCGGAGGGTCCCAGGTGGTCAACTGTAGCACCAGCTGTGCGAACCCGAACACCGGGGGCCTGGAGACCACGCTCAGCAAGACCCTGATCCAGTCCAAACCCCAGTGGAAGCAGTTCTTGGTCTCCAACATCTCCCAGGACACCGTCGTCCACTGCTACTTCTCCTGCTTCGGGAGTCAGAAGTTGAAGAGTCTTAACGTCAGCGTGTTCT aCCCTCCCAAGCAAATGCTCCTGAAGATACAGCCCACGTGGGTGGCTGTGGGGAAGTCCTTCACCGTTGAGTGCCACGTGCCGGATGTGAAACCCCTTGAGAGCCTCACTCTCACGCTGCTCCGTGGCAAGGAGACCCTGTGCAACAAGACCTTTATGGGCGAGAAAAATGACACCCAAGGAGCCACGGCCACGCACAAGGGCATGGCTCACAGGGAGGACGGCCGCCACAACTTCTCGTGCCACGCCCGCCTGGATCTGCGGTCGCGCGGCGGGGCCATCATTCACCGGGTCTCCGAGCCCCAGATGCTCAAGGTCTATG agcCCACGCCGGACAACCAGATGGTCGTCATCATCTCCGTCGCATCGGTGCTGCTGTTCTTGTTTGTGACGTCCATCCTCCTGTGCTTCATCTTGGGCCAGCACTGGCGCCAGAGGCGGATGGGCGCCTACGGGGTACAAGATGCTTAG
- the PRR29 gene encoding proline-rich protein 29 isoform X2: MLLQNAQMHQLLLSGLVAAALNPGPASCHPQVYLEGQQEEEEEEEEMQALEEGPLVIHHHYLPCPMPMLGPSLPWPVPSFSLPQHQPHLQDTARIQHCPPASWKRKGRAVTVPPPPPPSATGTVGADVPPASDYYDAESLP, encoded by the exons ATGTTGCTGCAGAACGCGCAGATGCACCAGCTGCTGCTGAGTGGGCTGGTGGCCGCAGCGCTCAACCCAGGACCAGCCTCTTGCCACCCGCAG GTCTACCTGGAGGgtcagcaggaggaggaggaggaggaggaggagatgcaAGCCCTGGAGGAAGGGCCTTTGGTGATTCACCACCACTACCTGCCCTGCCCGATGCCCATGCTGGGCCCCTCTCTACCCTGGCCagtcccttccttttccctcccccaacACCAGCCCCACTTGCAGGACACAGCCAGGATTCAGCACTGCCCTCCTGCCTCTTGGAAAAGGAAGGG GAGAGCTGTaactgtgcccccacccccaccccccagtgccACAGGCACTGTGGGTGCGGATGTGCCCCCCGCTTCAG ACTACTATGATGCCGAGAGCCTACCATGA
- the PRR29 gene encoding proline-rich protein 29 isoform X1, translating to MLAWGNQRNREVGVGTLGPVSSSLLPLSPNPQVYLEGQQEEEEEEEEMQALEEGPLVIHHHYLPCPMPMLGPSLPWPVPSFSLPQHQPHLQDTARIQHCPPASWKRKGRAVTVPPPPPPSATGTVGADVPPASDYYDAESLP from the exons ATGCTCGCCTGGGGAAATCAGAGGAAcagagaagtgggggtggggacactgGGTCCTGTttcatcctccctcctccctttgtcCCCCAATCCCCAGGTCTACCTGGAGGgtcagcaggaggaggaggaggaggaggaggagatgcaAGCCCTGGAGGAAGGGCCTTTGGTGATTCACCACCACTACCTGCCCTGCCCGATGCCCATGCTGGGCCCCTCTCTACCCTGGCCagtcccttccttttccctcccccaacACCAGCCCCACTTGCAGGACACAGCCAGGATTCAGCACTGCCCTCCTGCCTCTTGGAAAAGGAAGGG GAGAGCTGTaactgtgcccccacccccaccccccagtgccACAGGCACTGTGGGTGCGGATGTGCCCCCCGCTTCAG ACTACTATGATGCCGAGAGCCTACCATGA